CATTATTTTCCGGTGGGCCAGCTTCTGTAATTTTTCGCTTCTCGGTTTGATGATGTTGCCATGCACCTGGCCTTCCATCCGGGCAGCGGTGGTATGGGGTCTTGGAGAATAAGGGAATACATGGTAGTAGCTGGCATCCAGTTTTTGAAGGAATTCAAAGGTCTCCTGAAACCTTTCTTCACTTTCCCCGGGAAAACCAACAATCACATCCACCCCGACAAATGCATCTGGTACTTGCTTCTTGATCTGCTGTAGTTTATCGTGGAAAAACTCCCGTGTATACCTTCGTTTCATTTTTTTTAGTATGTCGTTGGAACCGGATTGCAGGGGGATGTGAAAGTGGGGGAGAAACTTTTCTGATTGGGATACAAATCGGATGATGTCATCATTCAAAAGGTTGGGTTCAATCGAAGCGATGCGGTATCGCTCAATACCGGGAACACTTTCCAGCCGTTGGATAAGCTCCGGGAAGGTTTCCCCGGTGGTCTTTCCAAAATCGCCTATGTTGATGCCGGTCAGGATGATTTCTTTGACACCGGAGTCTGCAATCGTACGGGCTTCCTCAACCAGATGATCAATACCCGGGTTGCGGCTTTTCCCTCGGGCCATGGGGATGGTGCAGTAAGAACAATGATAGTCGCATCCGTTTTGCACCTTGAGGAACGAGCGGGTGCGGTCACCCAGGGAATAGGCGGGATGAAATCTTAGCATTTTGTCCGAATCAGAAATGTGTATTTCCGGGCCCTCATTTTTGCTTTCATTTTCAATAAAATTAACGATGCTGAACTTTTCATCATTCCCGAGAATAAGGTCTACACCTTTTAAAGCCGCAATTTTTTCCGGCTGCACCTGGGCATAGCACCCTGCTACAACGATTTTGGCTTCCGGATTCAGCTTTCTTGCCTTTTTAACGCTCCTTCTGCTTTTTCGATCCGCCTCATGGGTTACGGTACAGGTGTTGATGACGTAAACATCCGCCTTTTCACTGAAGGGCACCTGTTCATAGCCCTGTTCCTGAAATTTTTCAGCCAGTGTGGAGGTTTCCGCGAAGTTCAGCGGACATCCCAGGTTATGTAAAGCTATTTTTTTGGCCATGCACATGCTTTAATTAGAGTCTGTCTATAATATCCGCTGGCTGCGTTACGCTCGTTTTTCATGCCA
This genomic window from Bacteroidales bacterium contains:
- the mtaB gene encoding tRNA (N(6)-L-threonylcarbamoyladenosine(37)-C(2))-methylthiotransferase MtaB, producing the protein MCMAKKIALHNLGCPLNFAETSTLAEKFQEQGYEQVPFSEKADVYVINTCTVTHEADRKSRRSVKKARKLNPEAKIVVAGCYAQVQPEKIAALKGVDLILGNDEKFSIVNFIENESKNEGPEIHISDSDKMLRFHPAYSLGDRTRSFLKVQNGCDYHCSYCTIPMARGKSRNPGIDHLVEEARTIADSGVKEIILTGINIGDFGKTTGETFPELIQRLESVPGIERYRIASIEPNLLNDDIIRFVSQSEKFLPHFHIPLQSGSNDILKKMKRRYTREFFHDKLQQIKKQVPDAFVGVDVIVGFPGESEERFQETFEFLQKLDASYYHVFPYSPRPHTTAARMEGQVHGNIIKPRSEKLQKLAHRKIMKFYRQHLGEKRKVLFESYSQNGKMTGYTDNYIHVETDYHPAWAGKIKAVTLKDINDQENVEIEDTEK